Proteins encoded by one window of Carassius auratus strain Wakin chromosome 8, ASM336829v1, whole genome shotgun sequence:
- the avp gene encoding vasopressin-neurophysin 2-copeptin, giving the protein MSDSLLPTCVLCLLALSSACYIQNCPRGGKRSPPEPVRQCPACGPGNQGRCLGPSICCGAGLGCLLGSPETLSCMEENLQPGPCETEGVSCGARGRCAAPGVCCDSESCVLDPDCSEDVGSHLTEDGEALKGVSGEMLLRLISLATRRQRPF; this is encoded by the exons ATGTCCGACTCTCTGCTGCCCACCTGTGTCCTCTGTCTGCTGGCGCTCTCATCCGCCTGCTACATCCAGAACTGCCCTCGAGGAGGCAAGAGATCCCCTCCAGAGCCCGTCAGACAG tgTCCAGCGTGTGGTCCGGGGAATCAGGGACGCTGTCTGGGCCCCAGTATCTGCTGCGGGGCCGGTCTGGGTTGTCTGCTCGGGTCTCCGGAGACGCTGAGCTGCATGGAGGAGAATCTGCAGCCGGGTCCCTGTGAGACCGAGGGGGTGTCCTGCGGGGCCCGGGGCCGATGCGCGGCTCCTGGAGTCTGCTGCGACTCTG AGAgctgtgttctggatccagattgCTCTGAAGACGTGGGATCTCATCTGACTGAAGACGGCGAGGCTCTGAAGGGTGTTTCTGGAGAAATGCTGCTGCGTTTGATCAGTCTAGCCACTCGGAGACAAAGACCCTTCTGA
- the LOC113106698 gene encoding C-C motif chemokine 28-like, with translation MSFPLFIHTQCCSTMELKATSVLLLVCITFIILTSTEVDAIPSCCLRVSKGMHPRQIRLVSEYMIQHKSGVCDIDAVILYVGKKRFCADLGVLKRLKKLKKNHKPKRI, from the exons ATGAGCTTTCCTCTGTTCATTCACACTCAATGCTGTTCAACCATGGAGCTCAAAGCAACGTCTGTGCTGCTGCTCGTCTGCATCACCTTCATCATCCTCACCAGCACTGAAG TGGATGCCATTCCCAGTTGTTGCCTGAGAGTTTCAAAGGGCATGCATCCACGCCAGATCCGTTTGGTCTCCGAATATATGATCCAGCACAAATCTGGTGTCTGTGACATCGATGCAGTGAT ATTATACGTCGGAAAGAAGCGGTTCTGTGCTGATCTCGGAGTCTTGAAGCGCTTGAAGAAACTCAAGAAGAATCACAAACCCAAACGGATTTAA